In one Hymenobacter sp. DG25B genomic region, the following are encoded:
- the argH gene encoding argininosuccinate lyase, which yields MKIWDKGIAVDKKIEQFTVGRDRELDMYLARFDVQASKAQANMLAKAGLLSEAENQQLQQGLTELAAQLENGTFTIDESFEDVHSKIESYLTEHYGDAGKKIHTARSRNDQVLTAIQLFLKDYTERAAARALELVDVLLHKAEQHRTDLMPGYTHFQAAMPSSFGLWFSAYAEHLLLDLALFEAAHTVADQNPLGSGAGFGSSFPIDRLQTTQELGFGNLAVSSVGAQMLRGKTEKTVAFAVAGMAATLAKMAYDLVLYNSQDLAFVELPKEFTTGSSIMPHKKNPDVFELIRARCNALQALPNTLMLATSNLPSGYHRDFQILKEILFEPMTQFLDILDIVLFALPQLKIKPNLLNQPKYDAVFSVENINQLIQTGTPFRTAYVQVGKAVEDGSYVPHREFHTTHLGSVHNLGLEEIQAKVARFRQGSKLVE from the coding sequence ATGAAAATCTGGGACAAAGGCATTGCCGTTGATAAGAAAATAGAGCAGTTCACCGTGGGCCGCGACCGGGAGCTGGATATGTACCTCGCGCGCTTCGACGTGCAGGCCTCCAAAGCCCAGGCGAATATGCTGGCCAAAGCCGGTTTGCTTTCCGAAGCCGAAAATCAGCAGCTGCAGCAAGGCCTTACGGAGCTGGCCGCGCAGCTGGAAAATGGCACGTTCACCATCGACGAGAGCTTCGAAGATGTCCATTCCAAAATTGAGTCGTACCTGACGGAGCATTACGGCGACGCGGGTAAGAAAATCCACACCGCCCGTTCCCGCAACGACCAGGTGCTGACGGCCATTCAGCTGTTCCTGAAAGACTACACTGAGCGCGCCGCCGCCCGCGCGCTGGAGCTGGTAGACGTGCTCCTCCACAAAGCCGAGCAGCACCGCACCGACCTGATGCCCGGCTACACGCACTTTCAGGCCGCCATGCCCAGCTCCTTTGGCCTGTGGTTTTCGGCCTACGCTGAGCACCTGCTGCTGGATCTGGCCCTGTTCGAAGCCGCCCACACCGTAGCCGACCAGAACCCGCTAGGCTCCGGCGCCGGCTTTGGCAGCTCCTTCCCAATTGACCGGCTGCAGACCACCCAGGAGCTGGGCTTCGGTAACCTGGCCGTAAGCAGCGTGGGCGCGCAAATGCTGCGCGGCAAAACGGAAAAAACCGTGGCATTTGCCGTGGCCGGCATGGCCGCCACCCTCGCCAAAATGGCCTACGACCTGGTGCTGTACAACTCCCAGGACCTGGCCTTCGTGGAACTGCCCAAGGAGTTTACCACCGGCTCCAGCATCATGCCTCACAAGAAAAACCCTGATGTATTTGAGCTGATTCGGGCCCGCTGCAATGCCCTGCAGGCGCTGCCCAATACGCTCATGCTGGCCACCAGCAATCTGCCCAGCGGCTACCACCGGGACTTCCAGATTCTGAAGGAAATCCTCTTCGAGCCAATGACGCAGTTTCTGGATATTCTGGACATCGTGCTGTTCGCCCTGCCTCAACTCAAAATCAAGCCCAATCTGCTGAATCAACCGAAATACGACGCGGTGTTTTCTGTCGAAAACATCAACCAGCTTATTCAAACCGGCACTCCCTTCCGCACCGCGTATGTGCAGGTTGGGAAAGCAGTAGAAGATGGCAGCTACGTGCCGCACCGTGAGTTTCACACCACGCACCTAGGCAGCGTGCATAACCTTGGGCTGGAAGAAATTCAGGCAAAGGTGGCGCGGTTTAGACAGGGCAGTAAGCTGGTAGAATAA
- a CDS encoding alpha-2-macroglobulin family protein encodes MLRQTLSRLSLLVLLALFGACSKTGSNAGSDANGEEIDPYQNLVFQFDEDVVGKEQQDRWDTIQYVQFEPAVRGKFKWSSERELIFSPLTPFRPSTAFTAKLQTEALPTEKRNIRLPENREKFHTPYLQLDPPQAFWGRSARAAGTAEMRVELPFNYPVRPTDVKPLLRLTQDGQPVAFDVPNAEPGQNVSVHLTQQVHAGSPLTVALAPGLHAVGSDQPTARDYSAEVTVPDPQALEVRSITGNMETAEATITILTNQPVSQQELQSSLTVTPQAPFQIEELESGVALKGGFEVGKSYQITLRHGLRGALGGQLAETTTQTVSFSAERPSIQFAAADKAMYLDALGTRNLGVRINEVAKVKVTIAKVYANNIQQLLRGGTQYGYPEYDETESNQQEEGEYVDRSFQYYDVENLGNVLTERTYTVNGLPKEQGLRLLNLSLKDLEFSGGMKGLYIVKVQDTERQWLQVSKLVAVSDIGLIVKQGKAGSTLVFANSIRNARPLAGVQVRYVSTNNQVIGTGITNREGVAKFDSTAANSRFRLGMIVAQKEADFTFLDLTRSRVETSRFEVGGLQSNAARYQAFLYGDRDLYRPGDTIRTNTIIRTEGWKNPPAKLPVKIRLLLPTGKEYASLRKQLTPEGTFEASFIMPPSVMTGIYTLEVLTGNDVLLTSRKISVEEFIPDRMKVTVKADRAVAKPGQTVSALITAQNLFGPPAADRKFEVEFSLKEKSFAPKNYPDYTFAINSGEKQRGSYGEQESTPISARFEKTMREGTTDANGRGTATYEVPDYTDLGTLEGAAFATVFDETGRPVNRLATFEVQTQPVMFGVKNLDELVATRTQLPVRLVALTPAGAPTTAQARVQVVRLLWETVIERQGGRYIYNSQKREQVVLSRTVMVPSGGADAGLNFAPNYSGEYEIRVSRPGASTYVARRVYAYGFGDTQSNSFEVNNEGEVTIEADKAKYQPGETAHLLLKTPFPGRVLVTVERDRVLDHFYVNTDEKSARVSIPIRAGHVPNVYVTATAIREIKDNRLPLTVARGFVPLMVEKPEARLKVAIKAPAQSRSQTWQTIEVSTAPKAKVTLAVVDEGILQMKDYRTPDPYGYFYQKRALEVQAYDVYTFLLPELGTSSTGGDVGDLARRTTPVPNRRVKLVAKWSGVLTADASGKVRYKVRVPQFSGALRVMAVAYKDDAFGSAEHTMRVADPVVISTALPRFLSPGDTIDVPVTLTNTTEKEMNVIATLKYNSLLRIQELKNTYVADKRSGEVIKWTPIPNNIPQTLKPNSEGRVVFHIVANGIGAGSVTVSVKPTDSKETFTETIEIPVRPASPLQKRTGAGVVAGGASQQLNLKTDFLPSSLRSQLVVSRSPMTEFARDLRYLLQYPYGCLEQTVSAAFPQLYYGDLAATLGQKTGISKAVMFNPNYHVQEAIRKVEAQQMYNGSLSYWPGGDFDNWWSTAYVAHFLLEARQAGFAVNEPVLDRVLRYLQARVRKREMETYNVILTSGQIQPLAQAKRETAYSLYVLALAGRPDATGLNYYKANRQLLTSDARYLLAAAFALSGNQRGYQSTVPSRYNAAPTAASRELGNSFSSPIRDQALVLNALLAADPGNPQIPGMARELSRQVKRASWLNTQERAFSLLALGKLARKNAGSTVTASLLADGKAIGNFSGKDLTVTNVANRQLALRTQGQGSLYYFWETEGISPGGQVLEEDAYLQVRRTFLTRTGQPVGAPAFRQNDLVVVKITLQAPGAAGEIKNVAITDLLPAGLEIENPRIGAVRELAWATDAAQPDYLDVRDDRINLFTTATAQPKSFYYLCRAVSKGTFKLGPVSADAMYNAEYHSYSGAGVVRVR; translated from the coding sequence ATGTTGCGTCAGACTCTTTCTCGCCTGTCTCTGCTGGTGTTACTGGCCCTGTTCGGTGCCTGCTCCAAAACCGGCTCCAACGCTGGGTCTGATGCCAACGGCGAGGAAATTGACCCGTACCAGAACCTCGTTTTTCAGTTTGACGAGGACGTAGTGGGCAAGGAGCAGCAGGACCGCTGGGACACCATTCAGTACGTGCAGTTTGAGCCCGCCGTGCGCGGCAAATTCAAATGGAGCAGTGAGCGGGAGCTGATTTTCTCCCCGCTCACGCCTTTCCGCCCCAGCACTGCCTTCACCGCCAAACTGCAAACGGAAGCCCTGCCCACCGAAAAGCGCAATATCAGGCTGCCGGAGAACCGGGAGAAATTTCACACGCCCTATCTACAGCTGGACCCGCCGCAGGCCTTCTGGGGCCGCTCTGCCCGCGCCGCCGGCACCGCCGAAATGCGCGTGGAGTTGCCCTTCAACTACCCCGTGCGCCCCACGGATGTCAAGCCTCTGCTGCGCCTCACGCAGGACGGCCAACCCGTAGCGTTTGATGTACCCAACGCCGAGCCCGGCCAGAACGTCAGCGTGCATCTCACACAGCAGGTGCACGCTGGCAGCCCGCTCACGGTGGCGCTGGCCCCCGGCCTGCACGCTGTGGGCAGCGACCAGCCCACCGCCCGCGACTACTCCGCCGAAGTAACCGTGCCCGACCCGCAGGCCCTGGAGGTGCGCTCCATCACCGGCAACATGGAAACCGCCGAGGCCACCATTACCATTCTTACCAACCAGCCCGTCAGCCAGCAGGAGCTGCAGAGCAGCCTCACGGTAACGCCGCAGGCACCTTTTCAGATAGAGGAGCTGGAAAGCGGCGTGGCGCTGAAAGGTGGGTTTGAGGTGGGTAAAAGCTACCAGATAACGCTGCGCCACGGCCTTCGCGGGGCGCTGGGCGGGCAGCTGGCCGAAACCACCACCCAAACGGTGAGCTTCTCCGCTGAGCGGCCCAGCATTCAGTTTGCCGCCGCCGACAAAGCCATGTACCTCGATGCCCTGGGCACGCGCAACCTCGGCGTGCGCATCAACGAGGTGGCCAAAGTAAAGGTGACCATTGCCAAAGTCTACGCCAACAACATCCAGCAGCTGTTGCGCGGTGGCACCCAGTACGGCTATCCGGAGTACGACGAAACCGAATCCAACCAGCAGGAAGAAGGTGAATACGTTGACCGCTCCTTCCAGTATTACGACGTCGAAAACCTGGGCAACGTCCTCACCGAGCGCACTTATACGGTGAATGGCCTGCCCAAAGAGCAAGGCTTGCGGCTCTTGAATCTGAGTCTGAAAGACCTGGAATTTTCGGGCGGCATGAAAGGCCTGTACATTGTGAAAGTGCAGGATACTGAGCGGCAATGGCTGCAGGTCAGCAAGCTGGTGGCCGTATCGGATATCGGGCTGATTGTGAAGCAGGGCAAGGCTGGCAGCACGCTGGTTTTCGCCAACTCCATCCGCAATGCCCGGCCACTGGCCGGCGTTCAGGTGCGCTACGTGAGTACCAATAACCAGGTCATCGGCACGGGCATTACCAACCGGGAGGGCGTGGCCAAGTTCGATAGCACCGCTGCCAACAGCCGGTTCAGGCTGGGAATGATTGTAGCCCAAAAGGAGGCTGATTTCACGTTTCTGGACCTCACGCGCAGCCGCGTGGAAACCTCCCGCTTTGAGGTAGGCGGCCTGCAGAGCAACGCCGCCCGCTACCAGGCCTTCCTCTACGGCGACCGGGACCTGTATCGTCCCGGCGACACTATCCGCACCAACACCATCATCCGCACCGAAGGCTGGAAAAACCCGCCCGCCAAGCTCCCCGTCAAGATTCGGCTGCTGCTGCCCACCGGCAAGGAGTACGCCAGCCTGCGCAAGCAGCTCACCCCGGAAGGCACCTTCGAGGCCAGCTTCATTATGCCGCCCAGCGTGATGACGGGCATTTACACCCTGGAAGTACTGACCGGCAACGACGTGCTGCTCACCTCGCGCAAAATCAGCGTGGAGGAGTTTATCCCCGACCGCATGAAGGTGACAGTGAAAGCCGACCGCGCCGTAGCCAAGCCCGGCCAGACCGTTTCGGCCCTGATTACCGCCCAGAACCTCTTCGGCCCACCCGCCGCCGACCGCAAGTTTGAAGTAGAATTCTCGCTGAAGGAAAAGTCCTTCGCCCCCAAAAATTACCCCGACTACACCTTCGCCATCAACAGCGGCGAAAAGCAGCGCGGCAGCTACGGCGAGCAGGAATCCACCCCGATTTCCGCCCGCTTCGAGAAGACCATGCGCGAAGGCACCACTGATGCCAACGGCCGCGGCACCGCCACTTACGAAGTGCCTGATTACACCGACCTCGGCACGCTGGAAGGCGCGGCCTTTGCCACCGTGTTCGATGAAACCGGCCGGCCCGTCAACCGCCTCGCCACATTTGAGGTGCAGACGCAGCCGGTGATGTTTGGCGTGAAAAACCTGGACGAGCTGGTAGCCACGCGTACCCAGCTGCCGGTGCGGCTGGTAGCCCTTACACCGGCCGGCGCGCCTACCACGGCCCAGGCCCGCGTGCAGGTGGTGCGCCTGCTCTGGGAAACTGTAATTGAGCGCCAGGGCGGCCGCTACATCTACAACTCGCAGAAGCGTGAACAGGTGGTGCTCAGCCGCACTGTTATGGTACCCAGCGGTGGCGCTGATGCTGGTTTAAACTTTGCCCCCAACTACTCCGGCGAGTACGAAATCCGGGTTTCCCGGCCCGGTGCCAGCACCTACGTGGCCCGGCGCGTGTACGCCTATGGTTTCGGCGATACGCAGAGCAATTCCTTCGAAGTGAACAATGAAGGCGAGGTGACCATTGAAGCCGACAAAGCCAAATACCAACCCGGCGAAACGGCCCATCTGCTGCTGAAAACGCCCTTCCCCGGCCGCGTGCTGGTAACCGTGGAGCGAGACAGGGTGCTGGACCATTTCTACGTGAACACCGACGAGAAATCGGCCCGCGTGAGCATTCCTATTCGCGCCGGCCACGTGCCCAATGTGTACGTAACGGCCACTGCCATCCGCGAAATCAAGGACAACCGCCTGCCGCTTACCGTGGCCCGGGGCTTTGTGCCGCTGATGGTGGAAAAGCCCGAGGCCAGGCTGAAAGTCGCTATAAAAGCGCCCGCGCAAAGCCGTTCGCAAACCTGGCAAACCATTGAAGTCAGCACCGCGCCCAAAGCAAAAGTGACGCTGGCGGTGGTAGACGAAGGCATTCTGCAGATGAAGGACTACCGCACGCCCGACCCCTACGGCTACTTTTACCAGAAGCGCGCCCTGGAAGTGCAGGCTTACGATGTATACACCTTCCTGCTGCCCGAGTTGGGCACCAGCAGCACCGGCGGCGACGTAGGTGACCTGGCCCGCCGCACCACGCCCGTGCCCAACCGCCGCGTGAAGCTGGTGGCCAAATGGAGCGGCGTACTCACCGCCGATGCCAGCGGCAAAGTGCGCTACAAAGTGCGCGTGCCACAGTTCAGCGGTGCCCTCCGCGTCATGGCCGTGGCCTATAAAGACGATGCCTTCGGCTCCGCCGAGCACACCATGCGCGTGGCCGACCCGGTGGTTATCAGCACCGCCCTCCCCCGCTTCCTCAGCCCCGGCGATACGATTGATGTGCCCGTCACGCTGACGAATACGACAGAAAAAGAAATGAATGTCATTGCTACACTCAAATACAATTCGCTGCTTAGAATTCAGGAATTAAAGAATACATATGTGGCTGATAAAAGAAGTGGAGAAGTTATCAAATGGACTCCTATTCCAAATAACATACCTCAAACGCTAAAGCCTAATTCTGAAGGTCGAGTAGTATTTCATATTGTGGCAAATGGCATAGGGGCAGGTTCGGTCACAGTTTCTGTGAAGCCCACTGATTCAAAAGAAACCTTCACCGAAACCATAGAAATTCCCGTCCGCCCTGCCTCACCGCTGCAGAAACGCACCGGCGCGGGTGTGGTAGCAGGTGGTGCTAGTCAGCAGTTGAACCTGAAAACTGATTTCCTTCCCTCTTCCTTGCGGAGCCAGCTGGTGGTGAGCCGTTCCCCGATGACGGAGTTTGCCCGGGATTTGCGCTACCTGCTGCAATACCCCTACGGTTGCCTGGAGCAAACCGTATCGGCGGCCTTCCCGCAGCTGTATTACGGTGATTTGGCAGCCACGCTGGGTCAGAAAACCGGTATTTCGAAGGCGGTTATGTTTAACCCTAACTATCATGTGCAGGAAGCCATCCGTAAGGTAGAAGCCCAGCAGATGTACAATGGCAGCCTCAGCTACTGGCCCGGCGGCGACTTCGACAACTGGTGGTCCACGGCCTACGTCGCTCACTTCCTGCTGGAGGCCAGGCAAGCCGGCTTTGCTGTGAATGAGCCGGTGCTGGACCGGGTGCTGCGCTACCTGCAGGCCCGCGTGCGCAAGCGGGAAATGGAGACCTACAACGTCATCCTCACCAGCGGCCAGATTCAGCCCCTGGCGCAGGCCAAGCGCGAAACGGCCTACTCGCTCTACGTGCTGGCCCTGGCCGGCCGACCCGATGCCACCGGCCTGAACTACTACAAAGCCAACCGCCAGTTGCTCACTTCCGATGCGCGCTACCTGCTGGCCGCCGCGTTTGCCCTCAGCGGCAACCAGCGCGGCTACCAAAGCACGGTGCCCAGCCGCTACAACGCCGCCCCCACCGCTGCCTCCCGCGAGCTGGGCAACTCCTTCTCCTCCCCCATCCGCGACCAGGCCCTGGTGCTCAACGCCCTGCTGGCCGCCGACCCCGGCAACCCGCAAATCCCCGGCATGGCCCGCGAGTTGAGCCGCCAGGTAAAACGGGCCAGCTGGCTCAACACCCAGGAACGCGCCTTCTCCCTGCTGGCCCTGGGCAAGCTGGCCAGGAAAAACGCCGGCAGCACCGTAACCGCCAGCCTGCTGGCCGACGGCAAAGCCATTGGCAATTTCTCCGGCAAAGACCTAACCGTAACCAACGTAGCCAACCGGCAGCTGGCCCTCCGCACCCAGGGCCAGGGCAGCCTGTATTACTTCTGGGAAACCGAAGGCATCAGCCCCGGCGGGCAGGTGCTCGAAGAAGATGCTTACCTGCAGGTACGCCGCACCTTCCTAACCCGCACCGGTCAGCCCGTAGGTGCGCCCGCCTTCCGCCAGAACGATTTGGTGGTGGTCAAAATCACGCTGCAGGCCCCCGGCGCGGCCGGCGAAATCAAGAACGTAGCCATCACCGACCTGCTGCCCGCGGGCCTGGAAATCGAAAACCCACGCATCGGCGCCGTGCGCGAGCTGGCGTGGGCCACCGATGCCGCCCAACCCGACTACCTAGACGTGCGCGACGACCGGATTAACCTGTTCACTACCGCTACCGCCCAGCCCAAATCGTTCTACTACCTCTGCCGCGCTGTATCCAAAGGCACCTTCAAGCTGGGCCCCGTGAGTGCCGATGCCATGTACAACGCCGAGTACCACAGCTACAGCGGTGCGGGCGTGGTTCGGGTGCGGTAG
- the bamE gene encoding outer membrane protein assembly factor BamE — protein sequence MYYPQRDFTTSAWMSNTIKRYEMVKDLQTRHPLIGFTQPQVAALLGQPDYKDETHWVYFLGLTPKLGSIDGDVLALEFQNGTVVRYRVRQE from the coding sequence TTGTATTATCCGCAACGGGACTTCACCACCAGCGCCTGGATGAGCAATACTATAAAGCGCTATGAGATGGTGAAGGACTTGCAGACCAGACACCCGCTCATTGGCTTTACGCAGCCACAAGTCGCCGCCTTACTTGGCCAGCCTGATTACAAGGATGAAACCCATTGGGTATATTTTCTGGGCCTGACGCCAAAACTTGGTTCTATTGACGGTGATGTTCTGGCCCTGGAGTTTCAGAATGGAACAGTAGTGCGCTACCGGGTGCGCCAGGAATAA